The Hymenobacter chitinivorans DSM 11115 genome window below encodes:
- a CDS encoding aminopeptidase P family protein, with translation MLYPLLLKSSRVFLTVALTASLAGLTSEVRAQRTAAAERPTDFLDPAFHRQRRELLRQALPAHSVAVLFAAPVRNRANDVDFIYHQDPDFYYLTGYTEPHAVLVLFKEPQTIGGQSGITEALFTQPRDPQRESWTGRRLGAAGAKEQLQLQYTADNKAFATAGIKWADFGQVLFLDLPADVRDEARDPADLYNLVADFRRLAGVPADYNPAVNELRSLIQRAGLANAANLLPYLEAQSQALPAVAADPYIQAYRKATTEAERQKAVANKPVPGRYDGSTMAEVLSGLREIKTPEEIKLLRRAIQISTTGQQEVMKALRPDMSENAVQGIHEYVYRTYGAEFEGYPSIVGAGANGCILHYETNDKPRLGNDLILMDCGAEYHGYSADVTRTAPPSGKFSPAQRQIYELVLAAQEAAFKECKPGSEFQGPHRAAQQVINEGLLKLGIIKDAAEARRYFPHGTSHYLGLDVHDRGTYRPLQPGVVITVEPGIYIPANSPCDPKWWNIGVRIEDDVLITKAGYENLSAGAPRTVAEIEATMAKSSALDNFKLPVLK, from the coding sequence ATGCTCTATCCCCTTCTGTTAAAATCGTCCCGGGTATTCCTGACCGTCGCCCTGACGGCTTCACTGGCTGGCCTCACGTCGGAAGTTCGCGCTCAGCGTACTGCCGCTGCCGAACGTCCCACTGATTTCCTGGACCCCGCATTTCACCGGCAACGGAGAGAGCTGCTGCGCCAAGCGCTGCCGGCTCACTCCGTTGCCGTTTTGTTTGCGGCCCCCGTCCGCAACCGGGCCAACGACGTGGACTTCATCTACCACCAGGATCCGGATTTCTATTACCTGACCGGCTACACCGAGCCCCACGCGGTGCTGGTGCTCTTCAAGGAGCCCCAGACCATCGGCGGGCAGAGTGGCATCACGGAGGCCCTGTTTACCCAGCCCCGCGACCCGCAGCGGGAGTCCTGGACCGGCCGCCGGCTGGGGGCCGCCGGGGCCAAAGAGCAGCTTCAGCTCCAGTACACCGCCGACAATAAAGCCTTTGCCACCGCCGGTATCAAGTGGGCCGACTTTGGCCAGGTACTCTTCCTGGACTTGCCCGCCGATGTGCGCGACGAAGCCCGCGACCCGGCCGACCTCTACAATCTTGTAGCCGATTTTCGCCGTCTGGCGGGCGTGCCGGCCGACTATAATCCGGCCGTAAACGAGCTGCGCAGTCTGATTCAGCGGGCGGGCCTGGCCAACGCCGCCAACCTGCTGCCCTACCTCGAAGCCCAGAGCCAGGCCCTGCCCGCCGTGGCCGCCGACCCCTACATCCAGGCCTACCGCAAAGCCACCACCGAGGCCGAGCGGCAGAAAGCCGTTGCCAATAAGCCCGTACCCGGCCGCTACGACGGTTCTACCATGGCGGAAGTACTCAGTGGCCTGCGCGAAATCAAGACGCCGGAGGAAATCAAGCTGCTGCGCCGGGCCATTCAGATTTCCACCACCGGCCAGCAGGAAGTCATGAAGGCCCTGCGGCCCGATATGTCGGAAAACGCCGTGCAGGGCATCCACGAGTACGTGTACCGTACCTACGGGGCCGAGTTTGAGGGCTACCCCAGCATCGTCGGGGCCGGGGCCAACGGCTGCATTCTGCACTACGAAACCAACGACAAGCCCCGCCTCGGCAACGACCTGATCCTGATGGACTGCGGGGCCGAGTACCACGGCTACTCCGCCGACGTGACCCGCACGGCCCCACCCAGCGGCAAGTTTTCCCCGGCCCAGCGCCAGATTTACGAGCTCGTGCTGGCCGCCCAGGAAGCCGCTTTCAAGGAGTGCAAGCCCGGCAGCGAGTTTCAGGGCCCCCACAGAGCCGCCCAGCAGGTTATCAACGAGGGCCTGCTCAAGCTCGGCATCATTAAGGACGCCGCCGAGGCCCGCCGCTACTTTCCCCACGGCACCAGCCACTACCTGGGCCTCGACGTGCACGACCGGGGCACTTACCGGCCCCTACAGCCCGGCGTGGTCATCACCGTGGAGCCCGGCATCTACATTCCCGCCAACAGCCCCTGCGACCCGAAATGGTGGAATATCGGCGTCCGGATTGAAGATGACGTGCTAATTACCAAGGCCGGCTACGAGAACCTGTCGGCCGGGGCTCCGCGCACAGTAGCCGAAATCGAGGCGACCATGGCTAAATCCAGCGCCCTGGACAATTTCAAACTGCCGGTTCTGAAGTAG
- a CDS encoding DUF5522 domain-containing protein encodes MALQPQPLQPGDYYLTPEGFMVFTEQYHLRRGFCCKSGCRHCPWGFSRTSKPAPKAPNQG; translated from the coding sequence ATGGCACTCCAACCGCAACCCCTGCAGCCGGGCGACTATTACCTGACCCCGGAAGGTTTTATGGTCTTTACCGAACAATATCATTTGCGCCGCGGATTCTGCTGTAAAAGTGGCTGCCGACACTGTCCGTGGGGTTTTTCCCGCACCAGTAAGCCCGCGCCCAAGGCCCCAAACCAGGGCTAA
- the rpmG gene encoding 50S ribosomal protein L33 has protein sequence MAKKGNRVQVILECTEHKNSGMPGTSRYITTKNRKNTPERVELKKFNPVLKKMTVHKEIK, from the coding sequence ATGGCTAAGAAAGGAAACCGGGTGCAGGTAATCCTGGAGTGCACCGAGCACAAGAACTCGGGTATGCCGGGCACCTCGCGCTACATTACCACCAAGAACCGTAAGAATACGCCTGAGCGTGTTGAGTTGAAGAAGTTCAACCCCGTGCTCAAGAAAATGACCGTCCACAAGGAAATCAAGTAA
- a CDS encoding LEA type 2 family protein: protein MATRSASRRHPGLWILLLLLLLGAGAYLYFRSDKGKQVLAQKGKELLPTLENATMTVGNITPSELQAQMKVDLRNQMPITLKVDSFRYVTRVDGAELAHGAKDRGTVLQSKGVSHLTVPMSVDLSKVRDKIKTSQQDCVDVQMVMTLFTTLPVAGSQQIPVEVTKRVYVPKMPKIEVADIDVEHLGLKNGEAVVNLKVTNYNPFPFTIRQVKYDFRISDDMQVQGTEEKDVSFRTRGTEMMPIRVRFEPKSMPKVAFKTLFKAEKTPYKLDGHVVVAAGQHNPKDMTMNFASTGNLEDLKNIPKKGEGE from the coding sequence ATGGCTACCCGTTCTGCTTCCCGCCGTCATCCCGGCCTCTGGATTCTGCTGCTGCTCCTGCTGCTCGGCGCCGGCGCTTACCTGTATTTCCGCTCCGACAAGGGCAAGCAGGTGCTGGCCCAGAAAGGCAAGGAACTGCTGCCCACCCTGGAAAACGCCACCATGACCGTGGGCAACATTACGCCCAGTGAGCTGCAGGCCCAGATGAAGGTCGATTTGCGCAACCAGATGCCCATCACCCTCAAAGTCGACAGCTTCCGCTACGTGACCCGGGTGGACGGCGCCGAGCTGGCCCACGGCGCCAAAGACCGGGGCACCGTGCTCCAAAGCAAGGGCGTCAGCCACCTAACCGTGCCCATGTCCGTGGATTTGAGCAAAGTCCGGGACAAAATCAAAACCAGCCAGCAGGACTGCGTCGACGTGCAGATGGTCATGACCCTGTTTACGACGCTGCCCGTCGCCGGCTCCCAGCAGATTCCGGTGGAAGTCACCAAGCGCGTCTACGTGCCCAAAATGCCCAAAATCGAGGTGGCCGACATCGACGTGGAGCACCTGGGCCTGAAAAACGGGGAGGCCGTGGTCAACCTGAAAGTCACCAACTACAACCCGTTTCCCTTCACCATCCGGCAGGTGAAGTACGACTTCCGCATCAGCGACGATATGCAGGTGCAGGGCACGGAGGAAAAGGACGTCTCGTTCCGCACCAGGGGCACCGAAATGATGCCGATTCGGGTGCGCTTCGAGCCCAAAAGCATGCCCAAGGTTGCCTTCAAAACCTTATTTAAAGCCGAAAAAACGCCCTATAAGCTGGACGGCCACGTAGTAGTAGCCGCCGGCCAGCACAACCCCAAGGACATGACCATGAACTTCGCCAGCACCGGCAACCTGGAGGATTTGAAGAATATTCCCAAGAAGGGTGAGGGCGAATAA
- a CDS encoding acyltransferase family protein codes for MQPVSSPEASVAEATPARLDPFLSQKLRFWSLVAMVLLVYVHGYNLHSRYLQPWTPVDEPLSVGSFLQYFLANGLLRFRIPILFAISGYLFAFHDTRASHKVRVKRRVLTLLVPYLLWSALGLGFTWALEQYPPTRQLVLAAELSVFGPDNPLVSGYSAKELLLRWLLLPVPFQLWFLRSLLVYNLAYPWLRKAVLQAPTIYFGVAGLLWLLEISVPPLLEGTGLVFFALGIWLQKRDVNLLTPPRWLRPGVLVVVWLAVLAGKTYLAFASDHPPFIPMLLLHRAGEGLGVVVMWFGTDALVRGAMRQRWFGWLTGFSFMIYALHVPLVNYATEAALRLWPGQNLLVYLLLPLAVVALAVLLGAGLRRVAPAVYGLLTGGRGL; via the coding sequence ATGCAGCCTGTTTCCTCCCCCGAAGCGTCGGTAGCCGAAGCTACTCCGGCCCGTCTCGACCCATTTCTGAGCCAGAAGCTGCGGTTCTGGTCGTTGGTGGCCATGGTGCTGCTGGTGTACGTGCACGGCTACAACCTGCACTCCCGCTACCTGCAGCCCTGGACGCCGGTAGACGAGCCTCTGTCGGTAGGCAGCTTTCTGCAGTATTTCCTGGCCAACGGGCTGCTGCGCTTCCGCATCCCGATTCTATTTGCCATTTCCGGCTACCTGTTTGCGTTTCACGACACTAGGGCCTCGCACAAAGTCCGGGTGAAGCGCCGGGTGCTGACGCTGCTGGTGCCCTACCTGCTCTGGAGTGCCCTCGGGCTGGGCTTCACCTGGGCCCTGGAGCAGTACCCGCCCACCCGGCAGCTGGTGCTGGCCGCCGAGCTGAGCGTTTTCGGGCCCGACAATCCGCTGGTGAGTGGCTACAGTGCCAAGGAACTGCTGCTGCGGTGGCTGCTGCTGCCGGTGCCGTTTCAGCTGTGGTTTCTGCGCAGCCTGCTGGTGTATAACCTGGCCTACCCGTGGCTGCGCAAGGCGGTGTTGCAGGCGCCAACCATCTATTTTGGCGTAGCCGGACTGCTGTGGCTGCTCGAAATCAGCGTGCCGCCGCTGCTGGAGGGCACGGGGCTGGTCTTTTTTGCGCTGGGCATCTGGCTGCAAAAGCGCGACGTAAACCTGCTCACGCCGCCCCGCTGGCTACGGCCGGGCGTGCTGGTGGTGGTTTGGCTGGCGGTGCTGGCCGGGAAAACCTACCTGGCCTTTGCCTCCGACCACCCGCCCTTTATCCCGATGCTGCTGCTGCACCGGGCCGGCGAGGGCCTGGGCGTAGTAGTTATGTGGTTCGGCACCGATGCCCTGGTGCGCGGGGCCATGCGGCAGCGGTGGTTTGGGTGGCTCACGGGCTTTTCCTTCATGATTTACGCCCTGCACGTGCCCTTGGTAAACTATGCCACGGAAGCGGCCCTGCGGCTTTGGCCGGGCCAAAACCTACTGGTGTACCTGCTGCTGCCCCTGGCCGTGGTGGCGCTGGCCGTGCTGCTGGGGGCCGGACTGCGGCGGGTGGCCCCGGCGGTATACGGCCTGCTCACCGGCGGCCGGGGACTGTAG
- a CDS encoding DUF6745 domain-containing protein — translation MFSINARGRHLRKPAAQAPPAAEPAAPYSTRPPSAPAPTYPLVPPTGPVRATPEVARALLLSGRQPDELIVSGALRLNGEPRLRELPRFLECTHLEVNDCPNLELLPERLRATSVQAARTAVRELTGDWLVRETLNLSGNRQLRRLPERLTARALDVSSCSLLVQLPATIHLTHWLEVAGSGLTGLPSGLRVNIHWQGTAVDERTAFRPEDLKAVDILNVRNVTRRRVLLERFGLDRFVQEVGGLIIDRDRDAGGERQLLSIPLEGDEPIVALRVICPSTAHTYVLRVPPHLRTCRRAAAWLAGFENEHDYRPLIET, via the coding sequence ATGTTCAGCATCAACGCCCGGGGCCGCCACCTGCGCAAGCCCGCTGCCCAAGCTCCGCCGGCTGCCGAGCCAGCCGCACCCTACAGCACCCGTCCGCCCAGCGCACCGGCTCCTACCTATCCACTCGTTCCGCCTACTGGCCCGGTGCGCGCTACGCCGGAGGTGGCGCGGGCCCTGCTGCTGTCGGGCCGCCAGCCCGACGAGCTGATCGTCAGCGGGGCGCTGCGGCTGAACGGCGAGCCGCGGCTGCGGGAGTTGCCCCGGTTTCTGGAATGCACCCACCTGGAAGTTAACGACTGCCCCAACCTGGAGCTGCTGCCCGAGCGCCTGCGCGCTACCAGCGTGCAGGCGGCCCGCACCGCCGTCCGGGAGCTGACCGGCGACTGGCTGGTGCGCGAAACGCTCAACCTGAGCGGTAACCGGCAGCTGCGGCGCCTGCCCGAGCGCCTCACGGCCCGCGCCCTGGACGTCTCCAGCTGCTCTTTGCTGGTGCAGCTGCCGGCCACGATTCACCTGACCCACTGGCTGGAAGTAGCCGGCAGTGGCCTTACCGGCCTGCCCAGCGGCCTGCGGGTAAATATTCACTGGCAGGGCACGGCCGTGGACGAGCGGACCGCCTTCCGGCCCGAGGATCTGAAGGCCGTCGATATTCTGAACGTGCGCAACGTGACGCGGCGACGGGTGCTACTGGAGCGGTTCGGCCTCGACCGGTTTGTGCAAGAAGTAGGCGGCCTGATTATCGACCGGGACCGGGATGCCGGCGGGGAGCGGCAGCTGCTGAGCATCCCGCTGGAGGGCGACGAGCCCATTGTGGCTCTGCGCGTCATCTGTCCCTCCACGGCCCACACGTACGTGCTCCGGGTGCCGCCCCACCTCCGCACCTGCCGCCGGGCCGCCGCGTGGCTGGCCGGTTTCGAGAATGAGCACGACTACCGGCCTTTGATTGAGACCTAA
- the rocD gene encoding ornithine--oxo-acid transaminase has protein sequence MHATPTQSASTTSRSQELMALEDRYGAHNYHPLPVVLSRGEGVHVWDVEGKQYFDFLSAYSAVNQGHCHPRIVGAMVEQAQKLTLTSRAFFNDQLGPAEKQLCELFGYDKALLMNSGAEAVETALKLARKWGYQEKGIAPNQARILVAEHNFHGRTTGIISFSTDADSTGGFGPYMPGYQVVPYDDLAALEAALQDPHVCGFLVEPIQGEAGVMVPSDGYLAHAHALCKQHNVLFIADEIQTGLGRTGELLAVCYEGVHANILILGKALSGGTMPVSAVLASDAVMLTIQPGQHGSTFGGNPLACVVLRAALDVLHDEHLISNSKAQGEVFRERMRRVMAKRPEVVELVRGKGLLNAVVIKPHADGRTAWDVCVSLMERGLLAKPTHGDIIRFAPPLVITEEQMHEACDIIEEVILAF, from the coding sequence ATGCACGCTACCCCCACCCAATCCGCCTCCACCACCAGCCGCAGCCAGGAGCTGATGGCTTTGGAAGACCGTTACGGCGCCCACAATTACCACCCCCTACCCGTGGTGCTCAGCCGGGGCGAAGGAGTGCACGTGTGGGACGTGGAAGGCAAGCAGTACTTCGACTTTCTCTCGGCCTATTCCGCTGTCAATCAAGGCCATTGCCACCCCCGCATTGTGGGAGCCATGGTGGAGCAGGCCCAGAAGCTGACCCTGACGTCCCGCGCTTTTTTCAACGACCAGCTCGGGCCGGCCGAAAAGCAGCTCTGTGAGCTATTTGGCTACGACAAGGCCCTGCTGATGAACTCCGGGGCCGAAGCCGTGGAAACCGCCCTGAAGCTGGCCCGCAAGTGGGGCTACCAGGAAAAAGGCATTGCCCCCAACCAGGCCCGGATTCTGGTGGCTGAGCACAACTTCCACGGCCGCACCACCGGCATCATCTCCTTCAGCACCGACGCCGACAGCACCGGCGGCTTCGGCCCCTACATGCCCGGCTACCAGGTGGTGCCCTACGACGACCTGGCCGCGCTGGAAGCAGCTCTCCAGGACCCGCACGTCTGCGGCTTTCTGGTGGAGCCCATTCAGGGCGAAGCCGGCGTGATGGTGCCTTCCGACGGCTACCTGGCCCACGCCCACGCCCTGTGCAAGCAGCACAACGTGCTCTTCATTGCCGACGAAATCCAGACCGGGCTGGGCCGTACCGGCGAACTGCTGGCCGTGTGCTACGAAGGCGTGCACGCCAACATCCTGATTCTGGGCAAGGCTTTGTCGGGCGGCACGATGCCGGTATCGGCGGTGCTGGCTTCGGATGCCGTTATGCTCACCATTCAGCCCGGGCAGCACGGCTCCACCTTCGGCGGCAACCCGCTGGCCTGCGTGGTGCTGCGCGCCGCCCTCGACGTGCTCCACGACGAGCACCTGATCAGCAACTCCAAGGCCCAGGGGGAAGTGTTCCGGGAGCGGATGCGCCGGGTGATGGCCAAGCGCCCCGAAGTGGTGGAGCTGGTGCGCGGCAAGGGTTTGCTCAACGCGGTGGTTATCAAGCCCCACGCCGACGGCCGCACCGCCTGGGACGTATGCGTGAGTTTGATGGAGCGGGGCCTGCTGGCCAAGCCCACCCACGGCGACATTATCCGCTTTGCCCCGCCCCTGGTCATTACCGAGGAGCAGATGCACGAGGCCTGCGACATTATCGAAGAGGTGATTCTGGCCTTCTAA
- the hemB gene encoding porphobilinogen synthase → MAILPTHRPRRNRKSEVIRNMVQETNLTTHDFIYPVFLIEGQNQTLEVSSMPGIHRFTADRLIDEIGQAVELGIKAFAPFPSINDALKDRLAKESANPEGLYLKTVADIKRQFPDVVIMTDVAMDPYSSDGHDGVVDPESGEILNDASLEVLGQMALAQARAGADIIGPSDMMDGRVAWIRDVLDRNAFSHVSIMSYTAKYASAFYGPFRDALDSAPKKGDKKSYQMNPANKREALRELALDEQEGADMVMVKPALSYLDVIHVVKEKTHLPVTAYNVSGEYAMIKAAARNGWVDGEKTMMEVLLSIKRAGADAILTYFAKEAAEVLRRG, encoded by the coding sequence ATGGCCATCCTCCCCACTCACCGCCCTCGGCGCAACCGTAAGTCTGAAGTCATCCGCAACATGGTGCAGGAAACCAACCTGACTACCCACGACTTCATCTACCCGGTGTTCCTGATTGAGGGCCAGAATCAAACCCTGGAAGTAAGCTCGATGCCGGGCATTCACCGCTTCACCGCCGACCGTCTCATCGACGAAATCGGCCAGGCCGTGGAGCTGGGCATCAAAGCCTTTGCACCTTTTCCAAGCATTAATGACGCCCTCAAGGACCGCTTGGCCAAGGAATCGGCCAACCCCGAAGGCCTGTACCTGAAAACCGTAGCCGACATCAAGCGGCAGTTTCCCGATGTGGTCATCATGACCGACGTGGCCATGGACCCCTACTCCTCCGACGGGCACGACGGCGTGGTGGACCCGGAGTCGGGTGAAATCCTGAACGATGCTTCCCTGGAAGTACTGGGCCAGATGGCCCTGGCCCAGGCCCGGGCCGGCGCCGACATTATCGGCCCCTCCGACATGATGGACGGCCGCGTGGCCTGGATTCGGGACGTGTTGGACCGCAACGCTTTTTCGCACGTGAGCATTATGAGCTACACGGCCAAGTACGCTTCGGCCTTCTATGGTCCCTTCCGCGACGCGCTGGACTCGGCGCCCAAGAAAGGTGACAAGAAAAGCTACCAGATGAACCCGGCCAACAAGCGCGAAGCCCTGCGTGAGCTGGCTCTCGACGAGCAGGAAGGCGCCGACATGGTGATGGTAAAGCCCGCCCTGAGCTACCTCGACGTGATTCACGTAGTGAAAGAAAAGACCCACCTGCCCGTGACGGCCTACAACGTATCCGGCGAGTACGCCATGATTAAGGCCGCCGCCCGCAACGGCTGGGTCGATGGCGAAAAGACCATGATGGAAGTGCTGCTCAGCATCAAGCGCGCCGGCGCTGACGCCATCCTGACCTACTTTGCCAAGGAAGCCGCCGAGGTGTTGCGCCGCGGCTAA
- a CDS encoding Hsp20/alpha crystallin family protein, translating into MAIHKYQDPFADMMPATFSSMLDRFFNDSLAARGRVASFSPQVDAYETEQGYQIEAALSGLKREDIKVDFHRGRLTISGETSMQSEQNQRRYHVVESAFGSFQRSSQLPETVGPSRIEDSFEDGMLRIVVPKDEQKTMRHQIQIRGGQRENGGAQLSGRVSQQAPDVPVQSDGTAADGQSPAQDQGQEGPVASAEDSSSSG; encoded by the coding sequence ATGGCTATTCACAAGTATCAGGACCCGTTTGCCGACATGATGCCCGCGACTTTCAGCTCGATGCTGGACCGGTTCTTCAACGACTCGTTGGCGGCCCGGGGGCGCGTGGCCAGCTTCTCGCCCCAGGTGGATGCCTACGAAACCGAGCAGGGCTACCAGATTGAAGCGGCCCTATCTGGCCTCAAGCGCGAAGACATCAAAGTGGACTTTCACCGGGGCCGCCTCACGATTTCGGGGGAAACAAGCATGCAAAGTGAGCAGAACCAGCGCCGCTACCACGTGGTGGAAAGCGCCTTCGGCTCGTTTCAACGCTCTTCCCAACTGCCCGAAACCGTGGGCCCGAGCCGCATTGAGGACTCGTTTGAGGATGGCATGCTGCGCATCGTGGTACCCAAGGACGAGCAGAAAACCATGCGGCACCAGATTCAGATTCGGGGCGGGCAGCGCGAAAACGGCGGCGCGCAACTCTCGGGCCGCGTGAGCCAGCAGGCCCCCGACGTGCCGGTGCAGAGTGATGGCACGGCTGCGGACGGGCAAAGCCCGGCGCAGGATCAGGGCCAGGAGGGCCCCGTGGCTAGTGCGGAAGACAGTAGTTCGAGCGGCTAG
- the rpmB gene encoding 50S ribosomal protein L28 yields the protein MARVCDLTGKRTRVGNNVSHANNKTKRKFYPNLQKKRFYIPEEDSWVTLKVATSTIRTINKNGIMSVLKKAKEQGFIVY from the coding sequence ATGGCACGAGTTTGTGATCTGACCGGCAAGCGTACCCGCGTAGGCAACAACGTTTCGCACGCCAACAACAAAACCAAGCGCAAGTTCTACCCGAACCTGCAGAAGAAGCGCTTCTACATCCCCGAAGAGGATTCTTGGGTTACGTTGAAAGTAGCTACCAGCACCATCCGGACCATCAACAAGAACGGCATCATGTCGGTCCTGAAGAAGGCCAAGGAGCAGGGCTTCATCGTTTACTAG
- a CDS encoding DUF4295 domain-containing protein, translating to MAKKVVATLKVAGGKDWAKVIRAVKSPKTGAYTFREEMVPVDKVQEFIASGTK from the coding sequence ATGGCTAAGAAAGTAGTAGCAACCCTGAAAGTAGCAGGCGGCAAAGACTGGGCAAAGGTCATCCGCGCTGTAAAGTCGCCTAAAACCGGCGCTTACACCTTCCGCGAGGAGATGGTACCAGTTGACAAAGTGCAGGAGTTTATTGCCTCCGGCACGAAGTAA
- a CDS encoding DUF2314 domain-containing protein, translating to MSSFRAAFLSLLLLPGLGFSAWAQQAVPDKPVSIATGTEAGSVGPAQSMALFDQLIAKPMKEALRTLPQAKKRFEAGLKPGETFYLTTRVVDADGKFEQVFVQVRQWEDTYVQGTIANALQIVQGYSTGQTLEFTTSAVYDWTIVRADGSEEGNYVGKFLDIQNRLDRLGE from the coding sequence ATGTCCTCATTCCGCGCTGCTTTTCTGTCGTTATTGCTGCTGCCCGGCTTGGGATTCTCGGCCTGGGCCCAGCAAGCGGTGCCCGACAAGCCCGTAAGCATAGCCACCGGGACCGAGGCCGGCTCGGTGGGCCCAGCCCAGTCCATGGCTCTGTTCGACCAGCTGATTGCCAAGCCCATGAAAGAGGCCCTGCGCACGTTGCCCCAGGCCAAAAAACGGTTTGAGGCGGGCCTGAAGCCGGGCGAAACGTTCTACCTGACTACCCGCGTCGTGGACGCCGACGGCAAGTTTGAGCAGGTGTTTGTGCAGGTCCGGCAGTGGGAGGATACCTACGTGCAGGGCACCATTGCCAATGCGTTGCAAATCGTGCAGGGCTACAGCACCGGCCAAACCCTGGAATTCACGACCAGCGCCGTCTACGATTGGACCATCGTGCGGGCCGACGGCTCGGAAGAGGGCAACTACGTGGGCAAGTTCCTCGACATTCAGAACCGGCTCGACCGGCTGGGCGAGTAA
- the ftsY gene encoding signal recognition particle-docking protein FtsY, whose translation MGLFDFFKKDKESKEQQESLDKGLEKSKSSFFEQLSKAVVGKATVDEAVLDDLESVLVHADVGIETTVKVIDRIEKRVARDKYVSTGELDRILREEIAGLLDGNSGATGSRAILDRADNNGQPFVIMVVGVNGVGKTTTIGKLAHRFHSAGKKVVLGAADTFRAAAVDQLIIWGQRVGVPVISHGMNTDPASVAYDAVQKGVEMGADVVIIDTAGRLHNKVNLMNELSKIKRVMQKVIPDAPHEVLLVLDGSTGQNAFLQAKEFTKATEVTALAITKLDGTAKGGVVIGISDQFNIPVRYIGVGEKMTDLQLFDRHTYVNSLFSKK comes from the coding sequence ATGGGACTTTTCGATTTCTTTAAGAAGGACAAGGAGAGCAAGGAACAGCAAGAGTCGCTGGACAAAGGCCTGGAGAAGTCTAAATCCAGCTTTTTCGAGCAGCTCAGCAAGGCCGTAGTCGGCAAGGCGACGGTCGACGAAGCCGTGCTCGACGACCTGGAAAGCGTGCTGGTGCATGCCGACGTGGGCATCGAAACCACGGTCAAAGTCATTGACCGCATCGAGAAGCGCGTGGCCCGCGACAAGTACGTGAGCACCGGCGAGCTGGACCGCATCCTGCGCGAGGAAATTGCGGGCCTGCTCGACGGCAACAGCGGAGCTACCGGCTCCCGGGCCATCCTCGACCGGGCCGACAACAACGGGCAGCCCTTCGTGATTATGGTGGTGGGCGTGAACGGCGTGGGCAAAACCACGACCATCGGCAAGCTGGCTCACCGCTTCCACTCGGCCGGTAAGAAAGTGGTGCTCGGCGCCGCCGACACCTTCCGGGCCGCCGCCGTGGATCAGCTTATCATCTGGGGGCAGCGCGTGGGCGTACCCGTTATTTCGCACGGCATGAACACCGACCCGGCCTCCGTGGCCTACGACGCGGTGCAGAAAGGTGTGGAAATGGGCGCCGACGTCGTCATTATTGATACGGCCGGCCGTTTGCACAACAAGGTGAACCTGATGAACGAGCTCAGCAAGATCAAGCGGGTGATGCAGAAGGTAATTCCCGATGCGCCCCACGAAGTGTTGCTGGTGCTGGATGGCAGCACGGGGCAGAACGCCTTTTTGCAGGCCAAGGAGTTTACCAAAGCCACTGAGGTGACGGCGTTGGCCATTACCAAGCTCGACGGCACGGCCAAGGGCGGCGTGGTGATTGGCATTTCCGACCAGTTTAACATCCCGGTGCGCTACATTGGGGTGGGTGAGAAGATGACCGATTTGCAGCTGTTCGACCGGCATACCTACGTCAACTCGCTGTTTTCGAAAAAGTAA